CGGTGGGATACACGCGCAGCCCGAAGCCGGGAATCTGTCCGTCGTAGGCGATTTGCTGGGCTGGGCCGGCGGGGTCATACTCAAGGGCTTGGATGCCGCGCTTTGTGAGGCCCACGGGGCGCCTCCTGTCGGGAGAGCAGCTAGTCGTTCGAGTGCGCGGTGAGTGCGCAAAATGAATGTAAAACCAGGTAAGGGTCGGGCACAACAAAAGCTGGCAAAAGCGCTACAGACGGTAGCTTACTGCCCTTTTGTGGGGGTGTGGTAAACCTAGGAAAATCTGCTTTGGGAGCAGGGGGTCGCCGGTTCGAATCCGGCCGCCCCGACTTGAGATGGACTCCGCGCCGCATACCTGGTGAGCCCATCCTGCGTGCGCACTGAGCGAGCCGAGTGAGAAACGGGACAGCATGATCGACCTTACCATCTACGCAGCCGGCGAAATCCATTCCGACTGGCGCGACGAGTTGCGGGCGGCGCTCGAGGAGCGCGGGGTCGACGCCGACGTCGTCGGTCCGCAGGAGGACCACGAGCGCTCGGACGACATCGGCGAGGCGATCCTCGGGGAGCAGGCGAATCCGCGCTCTCGAGACATCGAAGGAGCGCGCGTCAATACGCTTCGAACGCGGGTGCTGCTGGGACGCGCGGACCTCGTGGTCGCCTACTTCGGGCCCACGTACAAGCAGTGGAACACGGCGGCCGACGCGGGCTGGGCGCTCGCCGCAGGGCTGCCCGTTCTGCTCGTAAGAGCGCAGGAGCACGTGCACGCGCTGAAGGAACTCGACGCGCTCGTGTCGCTCGCCGTGGAGACGCTCGAGGAGGCCGCCGAGGCGATCGCCTACATCCTCGAGTAGCGCGACGGCAGTGGCCGGGTTCGCGCCGGGCGCAAGGCCGCCGGCCAGGCCCAGCGAAATCCCTTGACAGCCTTGGAGAAAGCCTTATGGTGAAGGGCTTCCGTTGGGCCGTCGTATGGCAAAGGCGGTCGTCGGAGGTGCTCGCGCCCGTAGCTCAGCCTGGATAGAGCAGCGGCCTTCTAAGCCGCGGGTCATAGGTTCAAATCCTATCGGGCGCATCCTTTGACTTGGCGGGCCGCGGCAGGACGAAGGGAGCGCGAGGGAAGCGCGACTCTGGCCCCGCTGCGCGGGACACATGGTGGGCGTAGCTCAGTCGGTTAGAGCGCCAGGTTGTGGTCCTGGAGGTCGCCGGTTCGATTCCGGTCGCCCACCCTGAGAGACGTGCCGGAAACGGCACGCGCAACGTGCCCGCCCCGATAGCTTAACTGGCAGAGCAGGGGACTCTTAATCCCAAGGTTCTAGGTTCGATTCCTAGTCGGGGCACTAGCTTTCTCACGGACCCCGCGCGGAGCACGCTCGCTCCGCCGGGGCTCGTTCGTCTGCACCGTCCAGCGCCCACCGCGCTTGGCGCCCCGGAGGCCGTCGCGGCTACTCTTCCGTATGCCTGAATCCACCGACCGAGCTCCCACCCGCGCTGGTCACGTCGCGCTGGTCGGCATTCCCAACGTGGGCAAGTCCACCCTGATGAACGCGCTGCTGGGCGAAAAGCTCAGCATCACGACCGCCAAGGAGCAGACGACCCGCCAGCGCGTGACCGGCATCCTCACCCGGCCGGCGTTCCAGGCTGTGTTCGTGGATACTCCGGGGCTGCTGGAGCCGCGCTACCTGCTGCACGAGGCTATGCTCGGCGAGGCGCTCGCGAGCCTCCGCGACGCGGACGTCATCGTCCTCATCCTGGACGCCACGCGCCCGGCGCAGACGCTGCCGCCAACCGAGTCTCTCGACCAGGTGCTGGCGCGCCCCGAGCGCGTCATCGGCGTGGTCAACAAGAGCGACGTGGCCTCTCCCGCGGATGTCGCGAGGCTCGCCGAGTGGGTGGGCGAGCGCGCCGGGAGCGACGCCGTCGTCGTTTCGGCGACCCGCGGCAACGGCTTGCCCGAGCTGGAGAGGCGCATAGCGGAGGGTTTGCCCGCATCGCCCTTTCTGTATCCCGAAGATGAGATCGCGGTACAGCCCATGCGGTTCTTCGTGGAGGAGCTGATCCGCGAGACCGTCTTCGAGCGCTACCACCAGGAGATTCCGTACAGCGTGGCGGTGCAGGTGGAGGAGTACCGCGAAGGCACCGACCCGCTCTACATTCGGGCGACCATCTACGTGGAGAGAGAGACGCAGAAGCAGATTCTCATCGGCGCCAAGGGAGCCGGGATCCGCGACCTGGGGACGGCCGCGCGGCGTAAGATCCAAGCGTTCGTGGGCGAGCGTGTGTACCTTGACCTCTGGACCAAGGTCCTGCCACGCTGGCGCAAGCGGGAAACCGCGCTCAACCGCCTCGGGCACGCGCCACCGGGGCAACGGTAAGAGACAAGGGAAGGGAGGCGGAAGGGTGCTTGACCGAGACCTGCTGGACATTCTCGTCTGCCCGAAGTGCAAGGGGCCTCTGGAGCACAGGGCGGAGGGAGAGACTGAAAACCTCGTGTGCCACGCGTGCGCGCTGGTCTACGAGGTGCGCGACGACATCCCCATCATGCTGATCGACGAGGCGAAGCCTCTGTGAGCGAGGGCGCGCCGCGGCTGGGTGGCAGAGCCGAACCGGCATGACTGCCAACTCGAGCATCGTCTACCAGTCATCCCAGGCCCGAGAGGTGCCCGCCGCCGTGCGGGCCCTGGCCGAGGCCCGCGGCCTGCGCGTGCTCCGGGTCGACGGCCCCGCGGCTGTAATGGATATCGTGAATCGCAGCATGCCCGTCGGGGTCGTTCTCGACCAAGGCGAGAGCGCCGCGGCCCGCGACCTGTGCGTCGCCCTCAAGCGCGAGCCCTACAGCGCCATCATTCCCGTCATCCTCTACGCGACGTCGTCGAGCGCCGAGGTGGCGTTGGATGGTCTGCGGGCGGGAGCGGCCGAGGTGTTCGGCCCCGACATGCCCGAGGACGAGCAGCGCATCCGCATGGAGCTGGCGCTGCAGCGCGCGGACCGCGATGTGAGCGTGCACCCGACCACGCGACTCCCCGGCACCGTCCAGATCGAGCGAGCCATCGGCGACCGCATGAAACGTGGCGAGCGGTTCGCGGTGTGCTACGCCGACATCGATCATTTCAAGGAGTTCAACGATCGCTACGGCTACACGGAGGGCGATAGGGTCATCCTCATCGTCTCGCGCATCCTGCGTGACGTGGTCCGGGCGCACGCGCCGAGCGGGTTCATCGGACACATCGGCGGGGACGACTACATCTTCGTGGTACCGCTGGAGCGAGCCGTCGAATGCTGCGAGGAGATCATAGAGATCTTCGACGAGTTGATGCCGTTCAACTACTCGGAGGACGATCGCGAGCGGCGCTACTTCCTCGGCAAGGACCGCCGAGGCAACGTGTATAGGGTACCGCTCATGTCGCTGTCCATCGGTGTCGTCACGAACGACAAGCGCGTGTTCAGCCATACGGCGCGTGTCGGGGAGTTGGCCTCCGAGATGAAGGCCTACGCGAAGACGTTGCCCGGTTCCGTGTTCGCCGTCGACCGGCGCAATGACGAACGTACCGAGCCGCCCTTGGAAGAACGACGAGGCGGGGGATTCGGCGTTGGCCCGTGAGGCTCCGTTGAGCGCCGCAAGGCACTGAGAGCGAGACGATGAACGTCACTTGTCCCAGTTGTGAAGCCGTGTACCGCGTGGACCCCGAACGGGTCCCGGAGGCCGGCGTGCGGACCCGCTGCGGCCGCTGTGAGGCCATTTTCGACCTGGCCCGGGACGGCACGGTGCAGGCCTCGGCCGAGACGCCGACCGCGGCCCCGGCTCCGGCTCCGGCGGAGACGAAGCCCATGTTCGGCGCCCAGGATCCCGATACGCGCGCGCTCCGCATCGCCCGCGCCCTGGTGTCGGATATCATCGCCTACACCGACCGCGACGTGGACGCCAGCCGCACCGAGGGAAGTCTGCGCACGGACTTCCGAGAGGACATCCTCAAGAGCTGGGAGGAGTACGTGGAGCAGGTCGGGGTCGATTTCGCCAAACAAACGCCCTTCTTCCGCGACGCTCTGAACGACATTCTGGCCCAGGGTGAGCCGGTATTCTGAGGGCCGAGCGCGCCCTGGAAGGTGTTAGTGTACCGTTGCACACTAGGAGCCGGTGTTATCGTTCCGGCTGGCGACAATCGGACTTCCTCCGGGGGGTCGCCCTGGTAGGGCGGCCCCTCTGCGCATGAACCCGTAATGGACAGACAATGAGCACCGATCAGAGCGCGGACCTTACCGACCTC
This genomic window from Gemmatimonadota bacterium contains:
- a CDS encoding zinc-ribbon domain-containing protein encodes the protein MNVTCPSCEAVYRVDPERVPEAGVRTRCGRCEAIFDLARDGTVQASAETPTAAPAPAPAETKPMFGAQDPDTRALRIARALVSDIIAYTDRDVDASRTEGSLRTDFREDILKSWEEYVEQVGVDFAKQTPFFRDALNDILAQGEPVF
- the era gene encoding GTPase Era, producing the protein MPESTDRAPTRAGHVALVGIPNVGKSTLMNALLGEKLSITTAKEQTTRQRVTGILTRPAFQAVFVDTPGLLEPRYLLHEAMLGEALASLRDADVIVLILDATRPAQTLPPTESLDQVLARPERVIGVVNKSDVASPADVARLAEWVGERAGSDAVVVSATRGNGLPELERRIAEGLPASPFLYPEDEIAVQPMRFFVEELIRETVFERYHQEIPYSVAVQVEEYREGTDPLYIRATIYVERETQKQILIGAKGAGIRDLGTAARRKIQAFVGERVYLDLWTKVLPRWRKRETALNRLGHAPPGQR
- a CDS encoding YtoQ family protein, which codes for MIDLTIYAAGEIHSDWRDELRAALEERGVDADVVGPQEDHERSDDIGEAILGEQANPRSRDIEGARVNTLRTRVLLGRADLVVAYFGPTYKQWNTAADAGWALAAGLPVLLVRAQEHVHALKELDALVSLAVETLEEAAEAIAYILE
- a CDS encoding Trm112 family protein; this encodes MLDRDLLDILVCPKCKGPLEHRAEGETENLVCHACALVYEVRDDIPIMLIDEAKPL
- a CDS encoding diguanylate cyclase — encoded protein: MTANSSIVYQSSQAREVPAAVRALAEARGLRVLRVDGPAAVMDIVNRSMPVGVVLDQGESAAARDLCVALKREPYSAIIPVILYATSSSAEVALDGLRAGAAEVFGPDMPEDEQRIRMELALQRADRDVSVHPTTRLPGTVQIERAIGDRMKRGERFAVCYADIDHFKEFNDRYGYTEGDRVILIVSRILRDVVRAHAPSGFIGHIGGDDYIFVVPLERAVECCEEIIEIFDELMPFNYSEDDRERRYFLGKDRRGNVYRVPLMSLSIGVVTNDKRVFSHTARVGELASEMKAYAKTLPGSVFAVDRRNDERTEPPLEERRGGGFGVGP